A stretch of Crossiella cryophila DNA encodes these proteins:
- a CDS encoding dynamin family protein: MSTPVTSGVPLPKLVRHTVGRLVELLKDADPDAARWVAAVRDGRPSVPSVVVVGETNRGKSSLVNALLSAENLSPVDAHVATANYLVFAHGEDWAAQACYPGQVQPVSFPVEQLHRWVTVSGELPEGQLPPRFVRVQAPIPLLSRLTVIDTPGVGGLDSMHGELAAEAAANATALLFVVDASAPLTSGELTFLAQAGERVETVLFALTKTDQYRGWRQVLEANRALLAEHAPRFADAVFHPVSARMFGLAKTAPTPETGALLREQSGIAPLQTGLQELVAAHAAMLAEANTLRAAATALAGQAVQLSAEQRALSTGEAEAESLRARKDELVALRRSATRGWQVKLRGETQRARLESSHEVARQMRDVQSWFRRAIDAANRDGLQRLPQELDAALQLVSGRLSQALATRLDALAQAVLAELFAPDELEVIRAQFARAGAPPVLLRSPDRRPPNAEDKLLVFMGVSGGLGLGKAAALPLAGLGIAASSALVLPVTIVLGLGAGWWLARTRKQTADKTYLKQWLTEVVADARSTMEQLVSEQLIEAEQQLSLAMDEALGKRIGAIEDELREVDKALRLDTAERNRQLQVVGKRLAEVKAGRAQAEMLLGRIREQRNNAAGREQPEGR; this comes from the coding sequence GTGAGCACGCCGGTGACCTCGGGGGTGCCGTTGCCCAAGCTGGTCCGGCACACCGTCGGGCGGCTGGTCGAACTGCTCAAGGACGCCGATCCCGATGCGGCCCGGTGGGTGGCCGCGGTGCGCGACGGGCGGCCGTCGGTGCCGTCGGTCGTGGTCGTCGGTGAGACCAACCGGGGGAAGAGTTCGCTGGTCAACGCGTTGCTCTCGGCGGAGAACCTGTCGCCGGTGGACGCGCATGTGGCCACCGCCAACTACCTCGTCTTCGCCCACGGCGAGGACTGGGCCGCGCAGGCCTGTTACCCGGGACAGGTGCAGCCGGTGTCCTTCCCGGTGGAGCAGCTGCACCGCTGGGTGACCGTCTCCGGCGAGCTGCCCGAAGGCCAGCTGCCGCCCCGGTTCGTCCGGGTGCAGGCGCCGATCCCGCTGCTCAGCCGCCTCACCGTGATCGACACCCCCGGGGTCGGCGGGCTGGACTCGATGCACGGCGAACTCGCCGCCGAGGCCGCCGCCAACGCCACCGCGCTGCTGTTCGTGGTGGACGCCTCCGCCCCGCTGACCAGCGGGGAGCTGACCTTCCTCGCCCAGGCCGGGGAACGGGTGGAGACCGTGCTGTTCGCGCTCACCAAGACCGACCAGTACCGGGGCTGGCGGCAGGTGCTGGAGGCCAACCGGGCGTTGCTCGCCGAGCACGCGCCGCGCTTCGCCGACGCCGTCTTCCACCCGGTCTCGGCACGGATGTTCGGCCTGGCCAAGACCGCGCCAACACCGGAGACCGGGGCGCTGCTGCGCGAGCAGTCCGGGATCGCGCCGTTGCAGACCGGGCTGCAGGAGCTGGTCGCCGCGCACGCGGCCATGCTCGCCGAGGCCAACACACTGCGCGCCGCGGCCACCGCGCTGGCCGGGCAGGCCGTGCAGCTCTCCGCCGAGCAGCGCGCGCTGAGCACCGGCGAGGCCGAGGCCGAATCCCTGCGGGCCCGCAAGGACGAGCTGGTCGCGCTGCGCCGCTCGGCCACCAGGGGCTGGCAGGTGAAGCTGCGCGGGGAGACCCAGCGGGCCAGGCTGGAGAGTTCGCACGAGGTCGCCAGGCAGATGCGCGATGTGCAGTCCTGGTTCCGCCGGGCCATCGACGCGGCCAACCGGGACGGCCTGCAACGACTGCCGCAGGAGCTGGACGCGGCCCTGCAACTGGTCTCCGGCCGGTTGAGCCAGGCGCTGGCCACCAGGCTGGACGCGCTGGCCCAGGCGGTGCTCGCGGAACTGTTCGCGCCGGATGAGCTGGAGGTCATCCGGGCCCAGTTCGCCCGCGCCGGGGCGCCGCCGGTGCTGTTGCGCAGCCCGGACCGGCGGCCGCCCAACGCCGAGGACAAGCTGCTGGTGTTCATGGGTGTCTCCGGCGGCCTCGGCCTCGGCAAGGCGGCCGCGCTGCCGCTGGCCGGGCTGGGCATCGCCGCCTCCAGCGCGCTGGTGCTGCCGGTGACCATCGTGCTCGGCCTCGGCGCGGGCTGGTGGCTGGCCCGCACCCGCAAGCAGACCGCGGACAAGACCTACCTCAAGCAGTGGCTCACCGAGGTGGTCGCGGACGCCCGCTCCACCATGGAGCAGCTGGTCTCCGAACAGCTCATCGAGGCCGAACAGCAGCTGTCGCTGGCCATGGACGAGGCGCTTGGCAAGCGGATCGGCGCGATCGAGGACGAGTTGCGCGAGGTGGACAAGGCGCTGCGGCTGGACACCGCCGAGCGCAACCGGCAACTCCAGGTGGTCGGCAAGCGGCTGGCCGAGGTGAAGGCCGGGCGGGCCCAGGCCGAGATGCTGCTCGGGCGGATCAGGGAGCAACGGAACAACGCGGCGGGCCGGGAGCAGCCCGAGGGGCGTTGA
- the grpE gene encoding nucleotide exchange factor GrpE, giving the protein MLPDLAAARRRIQMTTGGTEPVDAASEEVMFDLAGGERKKLIQLCLYALDRARSAGVAERIVDGLAGVGVVPVRPDGQRFDPAVHEAGGTEPTDDPALAGLVAETEVVGFLDHGAPVRPPIVTVYTLREGIG; this is encoded by the coding sequence ATACTTCCTGATCTGGCAGCAGCTCGGCGGAGGATCCAGATGACGACCGGGGGAACCGAACCGGTGGACGCCGCGTCGGAAGAGGTCATGTTCGACCTCGCGGGCGGAGAGCGGAAGAAGCTGATCCAGCTCTGCCTCTACGCGCTCGACCGGGCCCGCAGCGCCGGTGTCGCCGAACGGATCGTGGACGGGCTGGCCGGGGTCGGGGTCGTCCCGGTCCGGCCGGACGGGCAGCGCTTCGACCCGGCAGTGCACGAGGCGGGCGGCACCGAACCCACCGACGATCCGGCGCTGGCCGGGCTGGTGGCCGAGACCGAGGTGGTCGGCTTCCTCGACCACGGGGCGCCGGTGCGGCCGCCGATCGTGACCGTCTACACGCTGCGCGAGGGGATCGGGTGA
- a CDS encoding dynamin family protein: MNPGPLSAAVAQLCQRLTPQVGSRTAAGFAEVLRRLGAPLQVAVAGRIKSGKSTLVNALIGRRVAPTDIGECTRLVTRFHYGTVDRVEVVFTDGRKQVLPFDADGMIPASLGVDLDTVSHLEAYLTSAVLRDLTVIDTPGLGSLDAASVARTESELLGEPGKGADALDEVSRNAVVGAEAVLYVVTQTVRSDDRAALAAFTAATASREAGPVNAIAVLNKADTIVPETVAGSGGDLWQAATLLAAHQAETLKPRVADVLPMIGLLAETAETGGFTSTDADALRQLAALDETTRATMLLSADLFLSWDAPVPAATREHLLTRLDLHGIGTALDLLTADPGLTAGNLRRGLLEASGLAAVLAKLDLVFKARADGIKAAAALASVTALARASGDPGERQRVHDAIEVLLAKPEAHQLRLLEALTLVTSGQVAMPEDLAEEVLRVGGSAKVDEQLGLRGRPHPELLAYALERAGWWRAFASFGATPAQSRVAHVVHRAYFLIWQQLGGGSR, encoded by the coding sequence GTGAACCCGGGGCCACTGTCCGCAGCCGTCGCCCAGCTCTGCCAGCGGCTGACCCCGCAGGTCGGCTCGCGCACCGCGGCCGGATTCGCCGAGGTGCTGCGCAGGCTGGGCGCCCCGTTGCAGGTCGCGGTCGCCGGCCGGATCAAGTCGGGTAAGTCCACGCTGGTCAACGCGCTGATCGGGCGGCGGGTGGCGCCCACCGACATCGGCGAGTGCACCCGGCTGGTCACCCGCTTCCACTACGGCACGGTGGACCGGGTCGAGGTGGTCTTCACCGACGGCCGCAAACAGGTGCTGCCCTTCGACGCCGACGGCATGATCCCGGCCAGCCTGGGCGTGGACCTGGACACCGTCTCGCATCTGGAGGCATACCTCACCAGCGCGGTGCTGCGGGACCTCACCGTGATCGACACCCCCGGCCTGGGCTCACTCGACGCGGCCTCGGTCGCGCGCACCGAGTCCGAACTGCTCGGCGAACCGGGCAAGGGCGCCGACGCGCTGGACGAGGTCTCCCGCAACGCGGTGGTCGGCGCGGAGGCCGTGCTCTACGTGGTCACCCAGACCGTGCGCTCGGACGACCGGGCCGCGCTGGCCGCCTTCACCGCGGCCACCGCCAGCCGGGAGGCGGGCCCGGTGAACGCGATCGCGGTGCTGAACAAGGCCGACACCATCGTCCCTGAGACGGTGGCCGGCTCCGGCGGCGATCTCTGGCAGGCCGCCACCCTGCTCGCCGCGCACCAGGCCGAAACGCTCAAACCCAGGGTCGCCGACGTGCTGCCGATGATCGGCCTGCTCGCCGAGACCGCCGAGACCGGCGGCTTCACCAGCACTGACGCCGACGCGCTCAGACAACTCGCCGCCCTGGACGAGACCACCCGCGCCACCATGCTGCTCTCCGCCGACCTGTTCCTGAGCTGGGACGCCCCGGTGCCTGCCGCGACCAGGGAACACCTGCTCACCCGGCTGGACCTGCACGGCATCGGCACCGCGCTGGACCTGCTCACCGCCGACCCCGGACTGACCGCGGGCAACCTGCGCCGCGGCCTGCTGGAGGCATCCGGCCTGGCCGCGGTCCTGGCCAAACTGGACCTGGTGTTCAAGGCCCGCGCCGACGGCATCAAGGCCGCCGCCGCGCTGGCCTCGGTCACCGCACTGGCCCGCGCCTCCGGCGACCCCGGCGAACGCCAGCGGGTGCACGACGCGATCGAGGTCCTGCTGGCCAAACCCGAAGCCCACCAGCTCCGCCTGCTGGAAGCCCTCACCCTGGTCACCTCCGGCCAGGTCGCCATGCCCGAGGACCTGGCCGAGGAGGTGCTGCGGGTCGGCGGCTCGGCCAAGGTCGACGAACAACTCGGCCTGCGCGGCCGCCCGCACCCGGAACTGCTGGCCTACGCACTGGAACGGGCAGGCTGGTGGCGGGCCTTCGCCTCGTTCGGGGCGACTCCGGCGCAAAGCCGGGTGGCGCACGTGGTGCACCGCGCATACTTCCTGATCTGGCAGCAGCTCGGCGGAGGATCCAGATGA
- a CDS encoding sensor histidine kinase produces the protein MRRLSLWLRSHPMVGDTALVLVLTILDMAWKNPKWDVTDANFYSVGALLTVPLIVRRRQPMVAAGLIVFAEVLRIFTHPVDMDYRIGEFGIPIMLYTLAVYSNRTASCGFALAIMLVNFAILLRFPEPGPPAWSVFSWFAAPSFAWLLGEIVAARRALNEEAVQRLLLLELERDQQAKIAVAQERTRIARELHDVVAHAVSVMVVQADGASYMIKDKPELAERSLKTISATGRQALNELRRLLGVLRTTDEHDPELTPQPSAGQVEELVAKVRAVGLPVQLELRGDLDELPAGIGLGVYRIVQESLTNTIKHGGAGVRAIVRVYRGADAVQVQVLDSGSSSPGSPGPELVSGGNGLIGMQERASVFGGELEAGPRPNGGWQVFARLPLTNRAAGS, from the coding sequence GTGCGGAGACTGAGCCTGTGGCTGCGGTCCCACCCGATGGTGGGCGACACCGCGCTGGTCCTCGTGCTGACCATCCTGGACATGGCGTGGAAGAACCCGAAGTGGGATGTCACCGACGCCAACTTCTACTCGGTCGGCGCGCTGCTCACGGTGCCGCTGATCGTGCGAAGGCGTCAGCCGATGGTGGCTGCCGGGCTGATCGTCTTCGCCGAGGTGCTGCGGATCTTCACGCATCCGGTGGACATGGACTACCGGATCGGCGAGTTCGGCATCCCGATCATGCTCTACACCCTGGCCGTCTACAGCAACCGCACCGCGTCCTGCGGCTTCGCCCTGGCCATCATGCTGGTCAACTTCGCCATCCTGCTGCGTTTCCCTGAGCCCGGCCCGCCTGCCTGGTCGGTGTTCAGCTGGTTCGCCGCGCCCTCCTTCGCCTGGCTGCTCGGCGAGATCGTGGCCGCCCGGCGGGCGCTGAACGAGGAGGCGGTGCAGCGATTGCTGCTGCTGGAACTGGAACGGGATCAGCAGGCCAAGATCGCGGTGGCCCAGGAGCGCACCCGGATCGCCCGCGAGCTGCACGACGTGGTGGCGCACGCGGTGAGCGTGATGGTGGTCCAGGCCGACGGCGCCTCCTACATGATCAAGGACAAACCGGAGCTGGCCGAACGCTCGCTCAAGACCATCTCGGCCACCGGCAGGCAGGCGCTCAACGAGCTGCGCAGGCTGCTCGGCGTGCTGCGCACCACCGACGAGCACGATCCGGAGCTGACCCCGCAGCCCAGCGCGGGCCAGGTCGAGGAGCTGGTGGCGAAGGTGCGCGCGGTGGGCCTGCCGGTGCAGCTGGAGCTGCGCGGCGACCTGGACGAGCTGCCCGCGGGCATCGGGCTTGGCGTGTACCGGATCGTGCAGGAGTCGCTGACCAACACGATCAAGCACGGTGGCGCCGGGGTCCGCGCCATCGTGCGGGTCTACCGGGGTGCGGACGCGGTGCAGGTGCAGGTGCTCGACAGCGGCAGCAGCTCGCCAGGCAGCCCCGGCCCGGAACTGGTCTCCGGCGGCAACGGGCTGATCGGCATGCAGGAGCGGGCCAGCGTGTTCGGCGGTGAGCTGGAGGCGGGGCCGCGGCCCAACGGCGGCTGGCAGGTCTTCGCCCGGCTGCCGCTGACCAACCGCGCCGCCGGGTCGTGA
- a CDS encoding response regulator: MIRVMLVDDQELMRIGFRMVLDAQADIEVVGEAADGSEAVRKAAELRPDVVLMDVRMPVLDGVEATKRISTDGTAKVLVMTTFDLDEYVLAALRGGASGFLLKDTPPADLVSALRAVAGGDAVVSPSVTRRLLERFLGSPESGQLRDATVLDTLTEREREVLVLVSKGLSNAEIAKTLFLSEATVKTHVGRILSKLDLRDRVQAVVLAYETGLARPGDA; the protein is encoded by the coding sequence GTGATCCGCGTGATGCTGGTGGACGACCAGGAACTGATGCGCATCGGGTTCCGCATGGTCCTCGACGCCCAGGCCGACATCGAGGTGGTCGGCGAGGCCGCGGACGGCAGCGAGGCGGTCCGCAAGGCAGCCGAGCTGCGCCCGGACGTGGTGCTGATGGACGTGCGGATGCCGGTGCTGGACGGGGTGGAGGCGACCAAGCGGATCAGCACCGACGGCACCGCCAAGGTGCTGGTGATGACCACCTTCGACCTGGACGAGTACGTGCTGGCCGCGCTGCGCGGCGGGGCCAGCGGCTTCCTGCTCAAGGACACCCCGCCCGCCGACCTGGTCTCGGCGTTGCGCGCGGTGGCCGGCGGCGACGCGGTGGTCTCGCCGAGTGTCACCCGGCGGCTGCTGGAGCGCTTCCTCGGTTCGCCGGAGTCGGGTCAGCTGCGCGATGCCACCGTGCTGGACACGCTCACCGAGCGGGAGCGCGAGGTGCTGGTGCTGGTGTCCAAGGGCCTGTCCAACGCCGAGATCGCCAAGACGTTGTTCCTGTCCGAGGCGACGGTGAAGACGCACGTCGGCCGGATCCTGTCCAAACTGGACCTGCGCGACCGGGTGCAGGCCGTGGTCCTGGCCTATGAGACCGGACTGGCCCGCCCCGGCGACGCCTGA
- a CDS encoding SDR family oxidoreductase yields MSKALADKVVLVTGGTRGAGRGISVELGALGATVYVTGRSSRATGPSPMGRAETIEDTAELVTAAGGTGIPVRCDHTEESDVDTLVARIREGHGRLDVLVNDVWGGDGFSEHKPVWEHDLGKGLAMLRNGLDTHLIALHKALPLLIAQPGGLLVEITDGDEMFNQRYREAVYYDLVKAAILRLGKVLHQELAPHGGTSVALTPGFLRSEEVLDHFGVTEATWREAIAKDKHFGISETPHYLGRAVAALAADPDRARWGGQSLSSWQLAKAYGFTDVDGSRPDCGSYFADNVFTESPLDRDPAQYR; encoded by the coding sequence ATGAGCAAAGCGTTGGCGGACAAGGTTGTTCTGGTCACCGGGGGCACTCGCGGGGCTGGCCGGGGGATCTCGGTGGAGCTGGGTGCGCTGGGCGCCACGGTCTACGTGACCGGGCGCAGCAGCCGGGCCACCGGGCCCTCGCCGATGGGCCGGGCCGAGACCATCGAGGACACCGCCGAACTGGTCACCGCGGCGGGCGGCACCGGCATCCCGGTGCGCTGCGACCACACCGAGGAGTCCGATGTGGACACTCTGGTGGCGCGCATCCGCGAGGGGCACGGGCGGCTGGACGTGCTGGTGAACGACGTCTGGGGCGGCGACGGCTTCTCCGAGCACAAACCGGTGTGGGAACACGACCTCGGCAAGGGCCTGGCCATGCTGCGCAACGGCCTGGACACCCACCTGATCGCCCTGCACAAGGCACTGCCGCTGCTCATCGCCCAGCCGGGCGGGCTGCTGGTGGAGATCACCGACGGCGATGAGATGTTCAACCAGCGCTACCGCGAAGCGGTCTACTACGACCTGGTCAAGGCGGCGATCCTGCGGCTGGGCAAGGTTCTGCACCAGGAGCTGGCCCCGCACGGCGGCACCTCGGTCGCGCTCACCCCCGGCTTCCTGCGCTCCGAGGAGGTGCTCGACCACTTCGGCGTCACCGAGGCCACCTGGCGCGAGGCCATCGCCAAGGACAAGCACTTCGGCATCTCCGAGACCCCGCACTACCTCGGCCGCGCAGTCGCCGCACTGGCCGCCGACCCGGACCGGGCCCGCTGGGGCGGCCAGTCGCTGTCCTCCTGGCAGCTGGCCAAGGCCTACGGCTTCACCGACGTCGACGGGTCCCGCCCGGACTGCGGCAGTTACTTCGCCGACAACGTCTTCACCGAGTCCCCGCTGGACCGGGACCCAGCGCAGTACCGCTGA
- a CDS encoding TetR/AcrR family transcriptional regulator — protein MARPRTITDQRLLTAAAVVLGRSGPAFTIAEVASQAGVATGTVMQRFGSKHGLLLALSRAHLAEQLLAMRTAAASAAGPLAGVRAAAAVGYELLDNAGQAANNLAQLGVDLADPELREELARGNAAVNEELRVLLSAAALPGAPPPEQAARILGALAAGTAVHWSVRPRGRLVDRVLADLDAVLAGWSRPAPGEESE, from the coding sequence GTGGCCAGACCGAGAACCATCACCGACCAGCGGTTGCTCACCGCCGCCGCCGTGGTGCTGGGCCGCAGCGGCCCCGCCTTCACCATCGCCGAGGTGGCCAGCCAGGCCGGCGTGGCCACCGGCACGGTGATGCAGCGCTTCGGCAGCAAGCACGGGCTGCTGCTGGCACTGAGCCGGGCGCACCTGGCTGAGCAACTCCTCGCCATGCGCACCGCGGCCGCCTCCGCCGCCGGTCCGCTGGCCGGGGTGCGGGCGGCCGCCGCGGTGGGCTACGAGCTGCTGGACAACGCCGGGCAGGCGGCCAACAACCTGGCCCAGCTCGGCGTCGACCTGGCCGATCCGGAGCTACGCGAGGAACTCGCCCGCGGGAACGCCGCGGTCAACGAGGAGCTGCGGGTGCTGCTGAGTGCGGCCGCGCTGCCAGGGGCGCCGCCGCCGGAGCAGGCCGCGCGCATCCTCGGCGCACTGGCCGCGGGCACCGCCGTGCACTGGTCGGTCCGGCCACGGGGACGTCTGGTGGACCGGGTCCTGGCGGACCTGGACGCCGTGCTCGCGGGCTGGTCGCGGCCCGCGCCGGGAGAGGAGTCGGAATGA
- a CDS encoding PPOX class F420-dependent oxidoreductase, which translates to MGYNDAPAGWWREFIAATPPHTGKLAVTRKDGSPHVSPIWVDLDGDDLVFTTYAPSIKGKSIARDGRVSICFDNEHPPFDFVTVTGTATTTDDPETVRYWAGRLGARYMGADRAEEFAKRNGGEGELLVRVKIDKVVAKTDVAD; encoded by the coding sequence ATGGGCTACAACGACGCGCCAGCAGGGTGGTGGCGGGAGTTCATCGCCGCCACGCCACCGCACACCGGCAAACTCGCCGTCACCCGCAAGGACGGCTCCCCGCACGTCTCGCCGATCTGGGTCGACCTGGACGGGGACGACCTGGTGTTCACCACCTACGCGCCCTCGATCAAGGGCAAGTCGATCGCGCGCGACGGCCGGGTGTCGATCTGCTTCGACAACGAGCACCCGCCGTTCGACTTCGTGACCGTCACCGGCACCGCGACCACCACCGACGACCCGGAGACGGTCCGGTACTGGGCCGGCCGGCTGGGCGCGCGGTACATGGGCGCGGACCGGGCCGAGGAGTTCGCCAAGCGCAACGGCGGCGAGGGTGAGCTGCTGGTCCGGGTGAAGATCGACAAAGTGGTGGCCAAGACCGACGTGGCCGACTGA
- a CDS encoding universal stress protein yields the protein MAERLRESVDISGGVVVGVDGSASSLRALRVAVDEACLRELPLHVVRAWTLRTAPRPPDCPAGSVASVTEYSEWLRKQTAELVEQHLGKREDCQITVHVVHSPSPQGLIAASNGADLLVVGHRGRGGFAGLVLGSVADQVVRHARCSVLVVRPNV from the coding sequence GTGGCTGAGCGCTTGCGCGAATCGGTGGACATCAGCGGTGGAGTGGTGGTCGGCGTGGACGGTTCGGCGTCCTCGCTGCGGGCCCTGCGAGTGGCGGTCGACGAGGCGTGTCTGCGGGAGTTGCCGCTGCACGTGGTGCGGGCCTGGACGTTGCGCACCGCACCCCGGCCGCCGGACTGCCCGGCCGGATCGGTGGCCAGCGTGACCGAGTACTCGGAGTGGCTGCGCAAGCAGACCGCGGAGCTGGTCGAGCAGCACCTCGGCAAGCGCGAGGACTGCCAGATCACCGTGCACGTGGTGCACTCGCCCTCGCCGCAGGGGCTGATCGCCGCGTCCAACGGCGCCGATCTGCTGGTGGTCGGCCATCGCGGCCGGGGCGGGTTCGCCGGACTGGTGCTGGGCTCGGTGGCCGACCAGGTGGTCCGGCACGCCCGCTGCTCGGTGCTGGTGGTCCGGCCCAACGTCTAG
- the trmB gene encoding tRNA (guanosine(46)-N7)-methyltransferase TrmB, whose translation MTSTGQDPVRPAHWRTVVSFVQRTARLSPGQERAYQQYWPTLGRKVDELGKDPVDFDAWFGRPAPVLLEIGSGMGETTAQLTAAAPELNYVAAEVYKPGLAQLLLRVEKLGLTNLRLLRGDAVTLLRENIPADSLHGVRIFFPDPWPKKKHHKRRLVQPEFVALAASRIRPGGTLHLATDWEQYSVEMMAACRATPLLRNRFADQPGGWAPRPDWRPVTKFEQRAHEEGRVIHDLIFERS comes from the coding sequence ATGACTTCGACTGGGCAGGACCCCGTCCGGCCTGCGCACTGGCGCACCGTGGTGAGCTTTGTGCAGCGCACCGCCCGGCTCAGCCCAGGACAGGAACGCGCCTACCAGCAGTACTGGCCGACGCTGGGCCGCAAGGTCGACGAGCTGGGCAAGGACCCGGTGGACTTCGACGCCTGGTTCGGCAGGCCGGCCCCGGTGCTGCTGGAGATCGGTTCCGGCATGGGCGAGACCACCGCCCAGCTCACCGCCGCCGCGCCCGAGCTGAACTACGTCGCCGCCGAGGTCTACAAGCCCGGCCTGGCCCAGCTGCTGCTGCGGGTGGAGAAGCTCGGCCTGACCAACCTGCGGCTGCTCCGCGGGGACGCGGTCACCCTGCTGCGGGAGAACATCCCGGCCGACTCGCTGCACGGGGTGCGGATCTTCTTCCCGGACCCGTGGCCGAAGAAGAAGCACCACAAGCGACGGCTGGTGCAGCCGGAGTTCGTCGCGCTGGCCGCCTCCCGGATCAGGCCAGGCGGCACCCTGCACCTGGCCACCGACTGGGAGCAGTACTCGGTGGAGATGATGGCCGCCTGCCGGGCGACCCCGTTGCTGCGCAACCGGTTCGCGGACCAGCCGGGTGGCTGGGCGCCGCGGCCGGACTGGCGGCCGGTGACCAAGTTCGAGCAGCGGGCGCACGAAGAGGGCCGGGTCATCCACGATCTGATCTTCGAGCGCAGCTGA
- a CDS encoding nitric oxide synthase oxygenase, with the protein MTVVDTQVISFAPAAASPPAAQVDLMAAEEFLRMFHDSHSGAGPLSQRLAEVRAEVGKSGTYRHTPAELAYGARVALRDSGWCTSGMPWRRLKVRDLRGVRRPAAVAAECFDHLRQATNEGAIRPLVTVFAPDTPDRPGPCIWNEQLVRYAGHRGEDDSIIGDPRYAEFTDSMRALGYRTPALPGRFDLLPLVVETADEGAKLFTVPSEAVLEVPLTHPELAWFGELGLRWHAVPVISNMRLSIGGVNYPAAPFNSFFVGAEIGTRALADEGAYAMAGAVAERLGLDTGSERTLWRDRATLELNRAVLHSFDAAEVTITDHHSEAQHRLAWLRSRQRPSGGRPAFRVDTGAVQRARFGGPAKFSQPPAPPGGRLAALRKRLDSV; encoded by the coding sequence GTGACCGTAGTCGACACCCAGGTGATCAGCTTCGCGCCGGCGGCGGCGAGCCCCCCGGCCGCCCAGGTCGATCTCATGGCCGCGGAGGAGTTCCTCCGCATGTTCCATGACTCGCACTCCGGCGCCGGACCGCTGAGCCAGCGCCTGGCCGAGGTCCGCGCGGAGGTCGGCAAGAGCGGCACCTACCGGCACACCCCGGCGGAGCTGGCCTACGGCGCCAGGGTGGCCCTGCGCGACTCGGGCTGGTGCACCAGCGGCATGCCGTGGCGGCGGCTGAAGGTGCGCGATCTGCGCGGGGTGCGCAGGCCGGCCGCGGTGGCCGCGGAATGCTTCGACCACCTGCGCCAGGCCACCAACGAGGGCGCGATCCGCCCGCTGGTCACCGTGTTCGCGCCGGACACCCCGGACCGGCCAGGTCCGTGCATCTGGAACGAGCAGCTGGTGCGCTACGCCGGGCACCGCGGCGAGGACGATTCGATCATCGGCGATCCGCGCTACGCCGAGTTCACCGACTCGATGCGCGCGCTCGGCTACCGGACCCCGGCCCTGCCCGGCCGGTTCGACCTGCTGCCGCTGGTGGTGGAGACCGCGGATGAGGGCGCGAAGCTGTTCACGGTACCCAGCGAGGCCGTGCTGGAGGTGCCGCTGACCCATCCCGAACTGGCCTGGTTCGGCGAGCTGGGCCTGCGCTGGCACGCGGTGCCGGTGATCAGCAACATGCGGCTGTCCATCGGCGGCGTCAACTACCCGGCCGCGCCGTTCAACTCCTTCTTCGTCGGCGCGGAGATCGGCACCAGGGCACTGGCCGACGAGGGCGCGTACGCGATGGCGGGCGCGGTCGCCGAGCGGCTGGGACTGGACACCGGCTCCGAGCGCACGCTGTGGCGGGACCGGGCCACCCTGGAACTCAACCGCGCGGTGCTGCACTCCTTCGACGCCGCCGAGGTCACCATCACCGACCACCACAGCGAGGCCCAGCACCGGCTGGCCTGGCTGCGGTCCCGGCAGCGGCCCAGTGGCGGGCGGCCTGCCTTCCGGGTGGACACCGGGGCGGTGCAGCGGGCCCGGTTCGGCGGCCCGGCCAAGTTCTCCCAGCCGCCTGCCCCGCCAGGTGGCCGGCTCGCCGCGCTGCGGAAACGGCTCGACTCGGTCTGA